The DNA window AAGTGCAAGAAAATGAGTCAAAAAGTTAACAAGAGACTACACAGAGATTCTAGCTATTTTCAAATGATAAAATGCACAGAAATTGTTCAAGCACAGAGAAATATAAGCTTAATCTAGTGTAGAAGAGAACATAGCCAAAGCAGATGCtatgaaaaaacaaaataaaaaccaagATCATGCTGATACAAGTAGAACCCCCTCCCCCTTCTTAAGTTGTCATTAATTTCCAAAGCACCAATTATATCTCTAGGATTCAGTTATTAGTAATTGATCCCCCATATGCAAATGATGATGACGATGATACAGTACTGGAAAGTATTGGATAAAAAAGTAATTGGCAGGGGACATTGTAAAGCCAAACCAACATGGATATTGTTGTTGACCAATTGTCAATCTGACAAAAGGGTTGACTGTTGTGTCTATGTTTGTCCGGCACCCTTTATTAGTCAATATTAAACGCAGCAACAATTGCACTATTGAAATCAACTGGAAATTGCTAAGTTCTCTCTGATTTCAGAAAATCATATTTGCAAACATTAGAAAGAAAAGCTGTGCTAGGGAAACATGAAGTAATATCAATATCACTCACCACAAGTGATCTTCTTGTGCTCATTGGCAAAGACCTTCACCAGCTCTCCCTAAATTAACAAAGAAAACAAGTTATACAATATGGAAGGCAACAATAAGAAATAGTGTCCCTATGCAAAAATAGTTCTTCCtgcatatttcatattactgagTGCAATTTACCCAAAAAAGACTAATTGCAAATTTTTACAACAAAAAACCAGTCTATTCATCTTTATAGATGGCAACCCTCCAGTCTAATTGGCACCTCTTGATGTTATATCAGCAAGGAATAACAAATGCAGATACAAAAATGGAAAGACTTCTTGCAATATAGAAATGAATTGATGATATAACCAGGTCACAAATGCAGGGCATTCAATTGCCAATGCATTAAGGCCCCTATTTCATGGTTCATGTCTGAAACGTACAAAAGAAATGCCggtttttgattttctttttcataataaaatatgatCTCAGGCTACATCATGGAAAGAGAAGCCTCCTGCCCCCCTACTCTACTTCTCTCATCCCAAGAATCAAACTCAAGAGCCACAAGTTAAAGGCTCAGGTTCTTAGATGGTAGCATGTCCCTTAGGGATAGAATTATGGACTTCGATGATTGCACAATTAATTCTCCCATCAATCAAAGCTTTTTTTTAATAAGGGGAGAGTGTAAGGGATGTCCAAGGATTGAACCCGGGACCTAATGTCAACCAGGACTTCATTTCAATGGAAATCCTTTGCCCTTAAGACCACAGGCTCGATTGATATCAATCAAAGCATTTTGACTTGAGGCGTTTTTTAAAAGAATACAGGATATAAATAATTTCAgcataaattaatctaattttggGAGAGAACTAACATATTGAGGCAATTAACAAGGAAATGTTGGGAAAATATGTTGTGATCTAGGAATTAAGAATGGTAGGTATCGTTGGAAAGAAGTTAATCCTTGAGTTGATGAGTAGCATTATGAGAAGTCAATATTAGAAACCACTTAAACCGAAAAGCCTGGCTAATAGGTTGTAGGGGACCTTCATGTGCATGTCTCTTTCAAATCTTAGTTGCAACCAATAAAGGATCAACCTCAACAAATCTCATGTTCAGATGTTAGTCATGATTAAGCCCCTATGTGTGAGTAAACAATGTAGTACTCAATGTTGGAACTCCTTGTTGCCCATTATTCTCTTTGCCAACTCCACAACGCCATCACAAGGCTAAGCCACATAATAAAAGAGATTATTCTGAAAGCAAAGAGAAATCACTTATGTAgcaaaaatataagaactaaatcAGCATTAGCTTTGCTAATTTTTTCCAGCATATAACCCCTGAAGATCTTATGAGGCAAAGTTATGTGAACCATGCAATTTTTGTCCAATAGAGCTTAGTAAGAAAAAAGATTAACACTTAAAGGCTCACTTCAACCAATAGATGAATAGGAACGGATTCCAATCTGATGCAAATAGCACAACTGCACACAAGGACTTtacaaggtttttctttttctaccATTTCTTTTTATTGTTGTTTGCTTCCACATTAGTTAGAGATGGAATTCCATCACAACATGTATCATTTTGTATTTACATGAAAACAAACCCACTattaagaaaaagaagagaatgaaTTCAGAATGACCAATTGTTGAATATGAAGTTATGACTGTTACGTGCTAAACATACATATAGAAAATATGATAACTCTGCAATGCAAACTATCAAATACATGGATTTAGTTAAATAGGTATTCAAAGGTGAATATAAAATAAGTGGCTGCATCCTCAAAAAGTTCTTTCTTTCGATGTTCTAAACTCACCTTGCAATTTGTCCGATGATGCTCATAAGTCACCCTTTACCATATTCATAGGTTAAAACAAAAATGCGAAGGATAACATGCTACATATGAATGCACAAGGTTCCAGTTATGGAAAATGACATTAAAGCCAATACCTTGCGATTCCTGTTATCTAGAGGCTGGACTTCAATAGCAAGGTATGTATCAACATCATCAGCAGTAACAAGATAGTTTGGTTGCTTTGCTCCTGTTTTCCAAAACTCCTTTAGAAACATATTCAATGAATAACAGGGATTACATGGGAAGATAAATTAGAGAACCTCACAAAGATTAAGGATAAGAAACTACCATTAATATAATTAACAGATCCATCTTCCATATGACGCACCCACTGCCATTGCAAGCACATTACCGCATTATATATTCATACTTCCGAATCTAGAGAAATATTATCTAATGCAAGGCATCTCCAAATACATCGAAGAAGTACTTGTTCCCAATATCCTAAATGCTTAAAACAGTGGATAAAATAAATCCTGAAAAGGCACCTCAAAATTACAGCTGGTAGTTCCATTAATAGAATATCCGCATGCCTGGAGTTCCCTTCCTGGATAAGCTTCACCAGAAATTTGGAGACCTTCTATAGCTGGAAGTGGGTCATCCTCTGCAGCTGCAGAATGCAATAAACAATTTAAGATAGTCCTAAAAGTGCTTGCAACCACTAAAGCACTGTAACACTGTACCCTCAGAGAAAGAAGACGAAGGCTCCTCAAGAACCGGTGGTAGATAAGGAGGGTACGATGGACCGGGCTCATCATTTGCAGCGGCATAAGGAGAGTTTCCTGAACCCCAGTTGGAGGGAGGTTCTCTTTCATTCTGGTGTCCCTCAGCTTCAGGATAATCCATCTCACTACTGCTAACAGGGTCACGAAATGTAACTTGTTTATTAATTGTATCTTCACCATATCTTGTAATATGGGTGTCACTGGGAATAACTGCCGGCTGTGTTGGTATCTCATTGGGAGTGGAAGCCCTGGAAACCATTAACATCAACCCTTTTTTCAGTTTGACATATTTAAATGATGTCATACCCTTGTCATAAAAAAATGCTCACCATGTCCTCACAGAAAATTCTACACGTCTTCAATCAAACAAAAACTACAAGAAAATGTACCTcaataatctttttcatcttgaCTAACAACTTCAGTGTCCTAATTTGACTATTTCTCAAAAATGCTTTTATGCATATCAGTTATAAGGAATTACTTGGCTCgcaaatcttgacaaaaaggcCACATTTCTCTACTGGGATTCCCTAATAATGAGGTGAACTGAATTCTCTTTCTcttcatatttaaatttatttagcttTAAAATCTGCAAATAGCTTCTCTCAACTTTATCTCGAATGCAAAAGATAAACTAATTAGAGTTATTAATTCCGCTCATGGAAatgattattttgaataatactaacaaaaatattaatattcataAGCAGAAAATGAAACAATACTAAGGAAGAAAATACTCAGTAATACTATAATACATAATTAACCAAATTGAGACAAATTAATTATAGAAAGAATCTGGATTTCCTTGCATACAAAGGTAAGCTGCAGAAGCTATTGTTTCACCTCCAAGTCATACAAAGGACAAATACAGCAGAAAGAACTTCATATGGCTTTTAGCAGTCCAAAAAGCAGGCAAACTTCCATAAAAAAGAAATATCTCTTAGTTACATTAATATGACAGGGGACATCAGAGAAGGGACAACTCCAGCTATTTAAGTTTCCAATTAAGTTTAATTCATATCAAGATCCATTTAAGAGTTTAATATTTTGCTTGAACTATTAGTAAACTAAATAAGCATATTCAAGAAAATATTGCAAAGGATAGGCCAGCTGAGGATGAAACAACCAAGAAGCTTATTCCCAATGGCAACAAGGCAAAGTATAATGAAGACATCGGTTTTAGATTAAACAATTCAAAACATGTGAAGCACAATTCTGATAGATCTATTAGTgatatgaataaaaaatatatgttagtaataaaataagaatgATGTGAAAATTTTTTAGTATAGGAATCCTAGGCATGATATGTTTCAGCATCTTCAATTTATGATCAAGAAAGCAAGCAAGCTTGATTGACATTTATGAGATCAGAGTGTTGATCATAGAACAGCAGCTGCAGAACAGAAAGCATACCAATATAGTTAACCAGTAGACAGATAATCAAATGTGGAGGCAGTATAATGTCACAATGGAAGGTTCACATTGGTGCATCATGGATATTTAGCTTTAGAATTATTTATGTATACATGACAACAAAAAGAATTCAATGAAAACAGAACCCACCAACAAATGCAGATGGTTGTAATTTGTACATTCAGTTCATAGTAGCAGTCTCCATTTGACCAGGCTCACCTGCTTGCTATAGGTGAATACCTCCCCAAATCATCAGGTTCCAAATTTTTAGATGCAACACCACCACCCAAGCCACCTTGCTGCTGACTGGGTACATCCCATTTAAAGTCTTTTTGAGCATCAGAAATTAACTGCGTCTTTCCTAGGGAATATGTTGGTTGTGGCACCAATTCAAGGCCATTTTTGCTCTAAAACAAAGAATAGGACTTTAAGAAAATCGTTATGATATAAAAGTACAATCAAAAGAAGAAATATGAGCATACTGATGTAGGCAGTGTGGCACCAAGGGAATGTAATGGAGATTGGGGGGGAAAATTGGAATGATTGACATCCGACCGCCAAGGTGCCAATTGATATTGTGACTCCTTAAGCTTTGACTAAGGccacaaaagaaaaagacaaacaTGATTaagtatttagaaaaaaaatatacagATTACAAATTAACCCAGTTTAACTCCACCAGAACTGAAGAAAAAAGGTATGTCTCCAGCTATTATAAAGAACTTCATTTCCACAAACATACCTCAATAACTATAAGTTTCTCTTGCAGATGTTTAAATAGAACCTGCAAAAGTCAAGTACTAACCTCATGCTTCTgatttaaagaaaagaaacataaatgttttgacttattaaaaataattgttcACTCTTCTGTCTTGTGCCATTGCTTTATCTAATATATGCCTCATTCGTTTCTACTCAGTCTCCTCAGAGATATCAAGGTAAAAAAGCAAATAGAAGCTAGGTATATTATATACTTTGCTACAGATAATGTTAATAAACTGTAGGATCAAAACATTATTATGACCGCTAAAACATCCCTCAAATTATAAGAATGAAAACACACCCACAAGCATACAAATAAAAGGCAATTttgaaatagagaaaataaaaaaattgcagGACTGGAAACAAAATCATCTCCCAGTTGTCTAAAAGACTTTAATGCCAATAAAACTCCAAAGATACATGAATGGAACacacttttttaaataaattctaaGAATGCTATCTTATTTTATCATATTCATCAGAAATTAGCCTAACTACAGTCAAAATGACTCAATCAAATGCAAATCATCAGCAGATACAATGATTTGATAGAACAAGGATATCAAAGCAGAGACTTCTTCTTTCGAGAGATAAGATGCTCATACCAACAACGACTATTTCAGTATCTGAGGAGGGGATATCTGCCCCCATGAATAGCATTAAGCTTGCCACTTGCATTTTGATATTGTTGATAGGATTAAATAGAACACTTCCATTTGAATTGATGAAATAAATCATATTAATATAGATACAAAATACAGACTACATCCCAGTTTTACAGCAAGTTGATATGGATTTTGCAACAAAACAGATTGTATGAGTAAAAATCCATTGATGCAATTGGAATGCATTAAGAGACTGACCTTGACATTGCTTACAATGGACTGAGCATCAGGTACTGGTGGCTGCAGGGAATATTCTGTCAGAAGGGGAAGCAAAGATGAAATAAAAGTTGTTCTTTCTTGCTGGGCGGCCTGAAAGAACCAGAAGTAGAACATTGAAATGAAAATGGATTCTAAAACAGATAAAATCATCAGCATTGTATCAATATGCAATATCAAAATATATGGCACCAAGACCACACAAGATGATGATAGAAAATCTTCTAAAATGAAAAGAAGTGTGaagaaaaaaggtaattttacatGTGAAATAGTTAGAGAATTAATGATGAGAAATATTAACACAGAAAACATGGTTCAATGCTCAAATAGGATACAGGCACATATCCAATAATGTCAAAACgaatatacatataaacatatatattaacaATAAAAACACCTGTAACTGATATGCAAGACGAATATTTTCCTCTATGATGTCTTGCCTATAAGAGAGAGCTTTTGATGCGGCATCAACAAGATCCTGTTGTTGCTGATCAAAGGCCTGATGttaacatttttcaaaaattattttataaattagttctcCTTTACAGAACAAGAAAACAAATAAGGTGAAGAGAATGAGTGATTGTGTGAATGGAAGGAAAAGCTAGAACCTACCAATCGCATGTAGGAAATGCGCTTTTCAAGAGCATATTTTTCATTGCGTATTTGTGCTTCCTGTGATTAACCATGAATTATTAAAGAATCGAAAACTAAAACATTTTCAATGAAGATATAAAGGGGAAAAGAAGCAAGAGACAACCTTGACAGAAAATTCAGCAAGCTGTTTGCGCAACTGCAAAATCTCTTCTTCTTGTTCCCGTACCTTTAGGGTAACATCCTGGAGAGAAATAGTAGTTACTCGGTCTATATAAGAAGGGGGGGGAATTGCACGGTAAAAGGGCATGAAAGAACTATTTACTTTGGGAATCGGCATGAGACCTTGAGGCAATGTAGAATCATATTCTCCATCTAATTGACGCCTACCATATTAAAACAAGTAAACCAGAAAAATGGTACATTTCATGTTATAACACCTCCAGTTATTATAGCTACATGGCGCCACGTAAAAAAGAAGTACCTGGTAGGGGGAAAAGAGACAGCTGATAAAGGTgaagagggaaaagaaaaaggaaggcccTTGTTATTgtcagaagaagaagaagcaggtGCAGTGAAAGTTCCATTAAAATCGGTATTGGCAGCTTTGTCAGCTGAAGCATTCAGATTACTACCACCATCCACTTTCTGATTaccattaaatataaataaattcgcGCAGAAATAAAGCATAACAACCATATAGagcttaatttgattaaaatgaagaaaaaaaaggttaattttcCTACATATTTTTCGAGTTGCTCAATTTTTTTCTGGAGTTCAGACCTTAATCGATTGTTCTCTTCCGCCTGCAACACAAAGAATAAATTATCATTCTATTATTACTACTattcaaagaagaagaagaagaagacctGTTGTTTAATGGTGGCTTCGGCGGCCTCAACGGCTTTCATGACCTGAAACAAGCTATCGTCGTTGAAGAGCTCCTTGTCGTTGAGGGCCAATCCCGATAATTTGCCCGCCAATTTCCCACCGTGACCGTTCTCCATGCCCCTACTCCCACCGATTGATTCTCAATAATCAAAAtctcaaatcaaatctcgatgaTGCTGACCCTTTTTGTCCCAAAAACCCGAACCtaacaaatttcaaatttcaa is part of the Gossypium hirsutum isolate 1008001.06 chromosome D11, Gossypium_hirsutum_v2.1, whole genome shotgun sequence genome and encodes:
- the LOC107911694 gene encoding uncharacterized protein isoform X5 gives rise to the protein MENGHGGKLAGKLSGLALNDKELFNDDSLFQVMKAVEAAEATIKQQAEENNRLRSELQKKIEQLEKYKVDGGSNLNASADKAANTDFNGTFTAPASSSSDNNKGLPFSFPSSPLSAVSFPPTRRQLDGEYDSTLPQGLMPIPKDVTLKVREQEEEILQLRKQLAEFSVKEAQIRNEKYALEKRISYMRLAFDQQQQDLVDAASKALSYRQDIIEENIRLAYQLQAAQQERTTFISSLLPLLTEYSLQPPVPDAQSIVSNVKVLFKHLQEKLIVIESKLKESQYQLAPWRSDVNHSNFPPQSPLHSLGATLPTSSKNGLELVPQPTYSLGKTQLISDAQKDFKWDVPSQQQGGLGGGVASKNLEPDDLGRYSPIASRASTPNEIPTQPAVIPSDTHITRYGEDTINKQVTFRDPVSSSEMDYPEAEGHQNEREPPSNWGSGNSPYAAANDEPGPSYPPYLPPVLEEPSSSFSEAAEDDPLPAIEGLQISGEAYPGRELQACGYSINGTTSCNFEWVRHMEDGSVNYINGAKQPNYLVTADDVDTYLAIEVQPLDNRNRKGELVKVFANEHKKITCDPEMLGHIEKTLYSGHASYKVSYSIKITFGEPTEFMIIGSNGAQRLLRADSSSPDISCSRDALVLTLRLFIIRHDGLTRYFSCDIACTGWWEEEREKERFIL
- the LOC107911694 gene encoding uncharacterized protein isoform X2; the protein is MENGHGGKLAGKLSGLALNDKELFNDDSLFQVMKAVEAAEATIKQQAEENNRLRSELQKKIEQLEKYKVDGGSNLNASADKAANTDFNGTFTAPASSSSDNNKGLPFSFPSSPLSAVSFPPTRRQLDGEYDSTLPQGLMPIPKDVTLKVREQEEEILQLRKQLAEFSVKEAQIRNEKYALEKRISYMRLAFDQQQQDLVDAASKALSYRQDIIEENIRLAYQLQAAQQERTTFISSLLPLLTEYSLQPPVPDAQSIVSNVKVLFKHLQEKLIVIESKLKESQYQLAPWRSDVNHSNFPPQSPLHSLGATLPTSSKNGLELVPQPTYSLGKTQLISDAQKDFKWDVPSQQQGGLGGGVASKNLEPDDLGRYSPIASRASTPNEIPTQPAVIPSDTHITRYGEDTINKQVTFRDPVSSSEMDYPEAEGHQNEREPPSNWGSGNSPYAAANDEPGPSYPPYLPPVLEEPSSSFSEAAEDDPLPAIEGLQISGEAYPGRELQACGYSINGTTSCNFEWVRHMEDGSVNYINGAKQPNYLVTADDVDTYLAIEVQPLDNRNRKGELVKVFANEHKKITCDPEMLGHIEKTLYSGHASYKVSYSIGYLDIWEPATLAIKRDGYTIKCSGPHGLVVTDKFHPNTEIKITFGEPTEFMIIGSNGAQRLLRADSSSPDISCSRDALVLTLRLFIIRHDGLTRYFSCDIACTGWWEEEREKERFIL
- the LOC107911694 gene encoding uncharacterized protein isoform X7, which gives rise to MENGHGGKLAGKLSGLALNDKELFNDDSLFQVMKAVEAAEATIKQQAEENNRLRSELQKKIEQLEKYKVDGGSNLNASADKAANTDFNGTFTAPASSSSDNNKGLPFSFPSSPLSAVSFPPTRRQLDGEYDSTLPQGLMPIPKDVTLKVREQEEEILQLRKQLAEFSVKEAQIRNEKYALEKRISYMRLAFDQQQQDLVDAASKALSYRQDIIEENIRLAYQLQAAQQERTTFISSLLPLLTEYSLQPPVPDAQSIVSNVKVLFKHLQEKLIVIESKLKESQYQLAPWRSDVNHSNFPPQSPLHSLGATLPTSSKNGLELVPQPTYSLGKTQLISDAQKDFKWDVPSQQQGGLGGGVASKNLEPDDLGRYSPIASRASTPNEIPTQPAVIPSDTHITRYGEDTINKQVTFRDPVSSSEMDYPEAEGHQNEREPPSNWGSGNSPYAAANDEPGPSYPPYLPPVLEEPSSSFSEAAEDDPLPAIEGLQISGEAYPGRELQACGYSINGTTSCNFEWVRHMEDGSVNYINGAKQPNYLVTADDVDTYLAIEVQPLDNRNRKGELVKVFANEHKKITCDPEMLGHIEKTLYSGHASYKVSYSFKRCTCAHLEIIYHTA
- the LOC107911694 gene encoding uncharacterized protein isoform X3, with the protein product MENGHGGKLAGKLSGLALNDKELFNDDSLFQVMKAVEAAEATIKQQAEENNRLRSELQKKIEQLEKYKVDGGSNLNASADKAANTDFNGTFTAPASSSSDNNKGLPFSFPSSPLSAVSFPPTRRQLDGEYDSTLPQGLMPIPKDVTLKVREQEEEILQLRKQLAEFSVKEAQIRNEKYALEKRISYMRLAFDQQQQDLVDAASKALSYRQDIIEENIRLAYQLQAAQQERTTFISSLLPLLTEYSLQPPVPDAQSIVSNVKSKLKESQYQLAPWRSDVNHSNFPPQSPLHSLGATLPTSSKNGLELVPQPTYSLGKTQLISDAQKDFKWDVPSQQQGGLGGGVASKNLEPDDLGRYSPIASRASTPNEIPTQPAVIPSDTHITRYGEDTINKQVTFRDPVSSSEMDYPEAEGHQNEREPPSNWGSGNSPYAAANDEPGPSYPPYLPPVLEEPSSSFSEAAEDDPLPAIEGLQISGEAYPGRELQACGYSINGTTSCNFEWVRHMEDGSVNYINGAKQPNYLVTADDVDTYLAIEVQPLDNRNRKGELVKVFANEHKKITCDPEMLGHIEKTLYSGHASYKVSYSIGYLDIWEPATLAIKRDGYTIKCSGPHGLVVTDKFHPNTEIKITFGEPTEFMIIGSNGAQRLLRADSSSPDISCSRDALVLTLRLFIIRLAQAGGRKKGKKRGLFFNKAESSNFYQATTGKKWNTVAIFV
- the LOC107911694 gene encoding uncharacterized protein isoform X6; protein product: MENGHGGKLAGKLSGLALNDKELFNDDSLFQVMKAVEAAEATIKQQAEENNRLRSELQKKIEQLEKYKVDGGSNLNASADKAANTDFNGTFTAPASSSSDNNKGLPFSFPSSPLSAVSFPPTRRQLDGEYDSTLPQGLMPIPKDVTLKVREQEEEILQLRKQLAEFSVKEAQIRNEKYALEKRISYMRLAFDQQQQDLVDAASKALSYRQDIIEENIRLAYQLQAAQQERTTFISSLLPLLTEYSLQPPVPDAQSIVSNVKVLFKHLQEKLIVIESKLKESQYQLAPWRSDVNHSNFPPQSPLHSLGATLPTSSKNGLELVPQPTYSLGKTQLISDAQKDFKWDVPSQQQGGLGGGVASKNLEPDDLGRYSPIASRASTPNEIPTQPAVIPSDTHITRYGEDTINKQVTFRDPVSSSEMDYPEAEGHQNEREPPSNWGSGNSPYAAANDEPGPSYPPYLPPVLEEPSSSFSEAAEDDPLPAIEGLQISGEAYPGRELQACGYSINGTTSCNFEWVRHMEDGSVNYINGAKQPNYLVTADDVDTYLAIEVQPLDNRNRKGELVKVFANEHKKITCDPEMLGHIEKTLYSGHASYKVSYSFKRCTCAHLEIIYHTACTGWWEEEREKERFIL
- the LOC107911694 gene encoding uncharacterized protein isoform X4, translating into MENGHGGKLAGKLSGLALNDKELFNDDSLFQVMKAVEAAEATIKQQAEENNRLRSELQKKIEQLEKYKVDGGSNLNASADKAANTDFNGTFTAPASSSSDNNKGLPFSFPSSPLSAVSFPPTRRQLDGEYDSTLPQGLMPIPKDVTLKVREQEEEILQLRKQLAEFSVKEAQIRNEKYALEKRISYMRLAFDQQQQDLVDAASKALSYRQDIIEENIRLAYQLQAAQQERTTFISSLLPLLTEYSLQPPVPDAQSIVSNVKVLFKHLQEKLIVIESKLKESQYQLAPWRSDVNHSNFPPQSPLHSLGATLPTSSKNGLELVPQPTYSLGKTQLISDAQKDFKWDVPSQQQGGLGGGVASKNLEPDDLGRYSPIASRASTPNEIPTQPAVIPSDTHITRYGEDTINKQVTFRDPVSSSEMDYPEAEGHQNEREPPSNWGSGNSPYAAANDEPGPSYPPYLPPVLEEPSSSFSEAAEDDPLPAIEGLQISGEAYPGRELQACGYSINGTTSCNFEWVRHMEDGSVNYINGAKQPNYLVTADDVDTYLAIEVQPLDNRNRKGELVKVFANEHKKITCDPEMLGHIEKTLYSGHASYKVSYSIKITFGEPTEFMIIGSNGAQRLLRADSSSPDISCSRDALVLTLRLFIIRLAQAGGRKKGKKRGLFFNKAESSNFYQATTGKKWNTVAIFV
- the LOC107911694 gene encoding uncharacterized protein isoform X1, with the translated sequence MENGHGGKLAGKLSGLALNDKELFNDDSLFQVMKAVEAAEATIKQQAEENNRLRSELQKKIEQLEKYKVDGGSNLNASADKAANTDFNGTFTAPASSSSDNNKGLPFSFPSSPLSAVSFPPTRRQLDGEYDSTLPQGLMPIPKDVTLKVREQEEEILQLRKQLAEFSVKEAQIRNEKYALEKRISYMRLAFDQQQQDLVDAASKALSYRQDIIEENIRLAYQLQAAQQERTTFISSLLPLLTEYSLQPPVPDAQSIVSNVKVLFKHLQEKLIVIESKLKESQYQLAPWRSDVNHSNFPPQSPLHSLGATLPTSSKNGLELVPQPTYSLGKTQLISDAQKDFKWDVPSQQQGGLGGGVASKNLEPDDLGRYSPIASRASTPNEIPTQPAVIPSDTHITRYGEDTINKQVTFRDPVSSSEMDYPEAEGHQNEREPPSNWGSGNSPYAAANDEPGPSYPPYLPPVLEEPSSSFSEAAEDDPLPAIEGLQISGEAYPGRELQACGYSINGTTSCNFEWVRHMEDGSVNYINGAKQPNYLVTADDVDTYLAIEVQPLDNRNRKGELVKVFANEHKKITCDPEMLGHIEKTLYSGHASYKVSYSIGYLDIWEPATLAIKRDGYTIKCSGPHGLVVTDKFHPNTEIKITFGEPTEFMIIGSNGAQRLLRADSSSPDISCSRDALVLTLRLFIIRLAQAGGRKKGKKRGLFFNKAESSNFYQATTGKKWNTVAIFV